The sequence below is a genomic window from Lolium perenne isolate Kyuss_39 chromosome 7, Kyuss_2.0, whole genome shotgun sequence.
AACCGACCAAGCAAGCTTCTTTCTCTGCGGTCGATCTCTGTCTCTGGATCTCTAGGTAGATTCCACACGCTCTAGCTAGCTAGTTGCAGATCTCCACTCCCACGCGCACTACCCTATAACACTTGTAGCCCTCATCTTTGCATCAGCTTCAGGTTCTAGTAGCTAGCCATCGAACGTGGCATGAACTTATCATATATTGTTGTTGTGTACAAATAGGTCACAAGCTCCTCTAGCTAACAGCGACCCTATATATTCTGGCATCAACGATCCATCATCAAGCTCTTAATTAGTTTGGTGAGTTTTTATATGTACCCAAGTACATATATATGCCTTGTGTTGTTATAGCCATCGATATGGTCGTTTGTTGCAACATTTGTCATAATCATATCGGCCATATAATAGTACATATATAGTTCTTTTTTGTTGTATATGTATTATTATGTGGTACAGTCCTGAAGGCTGTAGGGGTGACAGAGAAGGAACTAGTACTATAGTATACGGATGGTGGATGTGAGTGAGAGATGAGCCCTGAAGTGCACTCCAAGCTAGGAGACCCTCTCTACCTTCCAAAAAAAGGTTCACTACACACCATCCAGAAAACTAGTACTACATCGGATCCATCATTGGATACATTCATTCCTACTTTGGTATGTCACAAGCTGATGGAGCTAGTCCTAATTAACCGATCAGTCCATGTCTGAAAccaaaatagtagcagtagcctaGCCCTTAAGTACAATATACGGTTGTCTAGCTAGATTTTCTCATACAAATTATAATATTCCAATCCAACACAATGATGTCTGTATGTGTGTATATATGTATGAGTCTACGCTCCTTTAGGTATGGTATATGGTGCAACAACCAATTAGGTCGGTCATCTCGATTTGCATGAGTGCAGTGCATGCCTTCCTATATTTGTAGGAGCTTTTCTTCCTTCCTGGCCCAGCCAGATACACATGCACATGCCTGCTCTGAGTTGTGAGACTAAAGCTGATAGCCTTTGCATGCTCTAGCGCGCAGAACATCATCTGATCGATCGGGCCATACATCATTCAGCTGCTACCTAGAGGTGGCCTGGCAATGGAGGAGTCTTCCTGCAACACGGTGCCCCCAGGGTTCAGGTTCCACCCCACGGAAGAGGAGCTCGTCGGCTACTACCTCGCCAGGAAGGTGACCTCCCACAAGATCGACCTCGACATCATCCAGGAGGTCGACCTCTACCGGATCGAGCCATGGGATCTCCAAGGTAAATCAAAATATGCAGAGGCTACTTCTTGTTCATGCATATTTGCACTGATGAACTAGCTTGGAATGGTAAATGGAGACTGATGATCGAGCTGTGTATGTTCAATTCTTAATTGCAGAGAAGTGCGGCAAgtatggtggtggcggcggcggaggagggcagGAGGATCCGACGACGGAGTACTACTTCTTCAGTTACAAGGACCGCAAGTACCCAAGCGGCACGCGCACCAACCGCGCCACCGCCGCCGGCTTCTGGAAGGCCACCGGGAGGGACAAGCCGGTGCtgtcatcatcctcgtcgtcgtcgccggcggccGTGATCGGGATGAGGAAGACGCTCGTCTTCTACCGCGGCCGCGCTCCCAACGGCCGCAAGACCGACTGGATCATCCACGAGTATCGCCTCCAGTCCAACGAGCACGCGCCCACACAGGCATGGCATGCAAAATTTAACATCCAATCCTCTGTACTCTGCATATAATTCAGTTAATTGAGTTCTTGGCCTGATTAGTTTTCATCTACAATTCGATCGGTCAGGAGGAAGGGTGGGTGGTGTGCCGTGCGTTCGTGAAGCCGGTGCCCAACCAGCAACACAGGCTATcctacggcagcggcggcgggtACCCGATGATGAACAGCAGCTACAGCTCCGCCTCCAATTACTACTACTACGACAACCCTAACGCGCGGCTGATGGTCGCCGGCGGCGCTCCTGCACACGATCACCATAACCTGGCGGCAGAGTCAAAGCAGCAGGTGCAGCTGTTCTCCTCCGACATGCCGCCGCCGCTCCAGAGCCCGACAACGCTCGACGACGGCGACATTTCGCAGACTAACGGTGCCCCCTGTACCGTTGATCAGCAGCTGGCGGCTGCTGCTGGGACGATCGACTGGAACTTGTGGAGCAGCCTGCTGCCTTCAACGACGCCGCAGCTCTTCCACGAGCAGACAATGACGCCACAGGCAGCAAATTCGAGCTCCTCCAAGAACAACGATATTTGATCCGGAGGATGCGGGGATTCATTCTTGACTGATTAATAGTTGACACTTGACAGTTTGGTCATACTGGAGCATATATACTTTGACGACTACTTGACATATTTTACATGGGGCTTACTAGTTTCCACTGTAATTCTAGATCAATTGTATACAAATACACATATACATCACGTTTGAATTGTTTGCATTTCGCTTTTTAACAAAAAAAATAACAATTTTATTGATCTCCTGGTGTATCTGCATGTATAGTGATTGTGTGGACGACGTGGGCATAGAACATCTccggtcgcgtcccccaaaccgtcccccaaagcgcgccggattaagcgtttggggacgtgtttcgttcgtgccgcgtttgggggacgtcgctccccagtcacgtcccccaaacgccgcccccaagcattaaaaataatttaaatagatagaataaaactctttactaatattcaaatcggttcaacataaacaaattacatataaaacttcgaaaaaacataattaaattacatataaattattttaaactacttcttctacTTCTTCTTCGATGATGGCCCCGTCTCGCCGTCGTCATcgcggtggcgcttcctgctcgtcacctcttccgaagaggcgttGTCGGCCGACGCGTCGGAGTCCTCCCCGTCGTCAccggtgctcgccggctgcgccttggccttggcggccttggccttggccttcgcgTCCACCTCCGCCTTCGCACGGGCCACCGCTACCTCCTCTTACCCTTCTTCCTTCGCGTCCTCCTCAACGCCCAGCCATTCCTCCGCGCTGTCAAGTGGCGGCAGGGAATCGTCGCCGCTGCTGGGCATCCGGGCTTTGTCCCACCAATGGTGCCATCCAGTAGGCTttccctcgctggaggtgtcggacggGAGCTCGGGGATGTAGCTCATcatcgctggaggtgtcggatgcGGCCGGTGAAGATCCAAAAGCGCCGACGTAtgggtcttattgagcgcggatgaacggcggcgcagaagtcgaagagagcggcggtttctcttccgaggagtcccgctccattccggcggttgccgcgtcgtcgacgcggttgccaatgcgacggttccgcttcccggcaactgcaccgtcgctacataggcggcggttgagcgtccgagccgctgacgcgtcggtcccgcgtcgcttcgcctcgcttttccttgtgttcggcgtgcccggtgcgtcccctgtggggcaggatgggctcgggacgccggacaccgtattgggccgcgccggacaaaaaagcctTTGGGGCTCGCGGCTGCGAACGTCTTTTTGTCCGGCCTgccccaaatcgctttgggggacggtttggggacgcgactggagatgctattagcccagtggttggggtcgcagtggcgcaccctaACAACCGGAGTTCGATTCCCGTCAGGGACGAATTTCGGAATTGTCACGTCAAGTCCCGGTTCTACTATATTAAAAAGTGTTTACATCCTCCTAgacactgtttttttttttgtatagtGATTGTGTGCACCCTCCAGCGTAGAGGGTTGTGTTGGGGAAACTGATACCGATCTTGGGAGGTAGCACACACTTAACACGGCAAAGAAAAAGTATAATATTCGCACCACTTGTATACAAATTCACATATTGTTGCTCTACACGGAAAGAAACATATGCAAGAAAAGGCAAAAGAAAACCGAAACCGCGAGCGCAGGGCGAAACCCTAGCCTTCCCCAACTCCAGCCCCTCCTCCCCCCGtccctccctcgccgccgccagagggcgtcgccgggcaaagccccggggcgccggcggcggcggggcttcTCTCCCCCGCGTGGTTGTGGTCGCGCGGACTGGCGCGGTCGGCGGGGGCGCCGTGCTTGACGTCTGGCGCGGTGGCCTGACCacggtgtcgttgcctattcgacggtacctcggaggagggatcctcacgagggggagaagaagtaggggccatagggcggagtgcactcgggacggtggtacgcgatttacccagcttcggaacacctgcacgacgacagggcctactgctgcttgtatggaattatctgggcgctttcgcgttgttacaacgagttgtggttgtgcctctagggctcccgggatccggcttataaaggcgcacggatctagggtttacatggagagtcctggccggattacagattgcctaactacggtacaatgacttgccgtgtacgtcaaggatccgcctcccatacatgtcgtactggatccgagttcctcatgggcctccatggatccgagttcctccgaaggtcggtgcggatccggc
It includes:
- the LOC127313567 gene encoding NAC domain-containing protein 105 codes for the protein MEESSCNTVPPGFRFHPTEEELVGYYLARKVTSHKIDLDIIQEVDLYRIEPWDLQEKCGKYGGGGGGGGQEDPTTEYYFFSYKDRKYPSGTRTNRATAAGFWKATGRDKPVLSSSSSSSPAAVIGMRKTLVFYRGRAPNGRKTDWIIHEYRLQSNEHAPTQEEGWVVCRAFVKPVPNQQHRLSYGSGGGYPMMNSSYSSASNYYYYDNPNARLMVAGGAPAHDHHNLAAESKQQVQLFSSDMPPPLQSPTTLDDGDISQTNGAPCTVDQQLAAAAGTIDWNLWSSLLPSTTPQLFHEQTMTPQAANSSSSKNNDI